One genomic segment of Halococcus sediminicola includes these proteins:
- a CDS encoding Cdc6/Cdc18 family protein, whose amino-acid sequence MIQDARVLQDEFIPKEIGHRDQEMNALSRALDPATRGQSAETTFLFGPSGAGKTCLARFALDRLREAVIDLNHQYVNCWRDYNRFRALYRIVEATGPTYDIHRQSTPTDTLLDRLDEYDGPPFVVILDEVDQLQDEDVLYDLYRMRGVSMILIANQEEELFSSLDDRLVSRLRGSTRIRFEKYDLDELVSILEDRVQWGLTEDALTHEQLALIADAAAGDARVAISILRSAARRAEQQEAETVDFETIHEAIPEGRTEVKQKNIEQLTPHQRTLYEIVKEYETLAPSDLYERYRERVDKPRSNRTVRNYLSKLAHYNLVTKEGDGRGRTYRLLP is encoded by the coding sequence ATGATCCAAGATGCCCGCGTCCTTCAAGACGAGTTCATCCCGAAGGAGATTGGGCATCGTGATCAGGAGATGAATGCCCTCTCGCGGGCACTTGATCCAGCAACGCGCGGTCAGTCTGCTGAGACCACCTTCCTGTTCGGTCCCTCCGGCGCGGGGAAGACCTGTCTCGCACGCTTTGCTCTCGACAGGCTTCGGGAGGCCGTGATCGATCTCAACCACCAGTACGTTAACTGCTGGCGCGACTACAACCGCTTTCGCGCGCTCTATCGCATCGTCGAAGCCACTGGACCCACCTATGACATCCACCGCCAGTCGACACCCACCGATACATTGCTCGACCGTCTCGATGAGTACGACGGTCCACCGTTCGTCGTCATCTTAGATGAGGTCGATCAGTTGCAAGACGAGGACGTGCTCTATGATCTCTACCGAATGCGAGGCGTCTCAATGATCCTGATTGCTAATCAAGAAGAAGAATTGTTCAGCTCTCTCGACGACCGCCTCGTCTCACGTCTCCGGGGTTCGACACGCATCCGCTTCGAGAAGTACGACCTCGACGAACTGGTATCAATTCTGGAAGACCGAGTGCAATGGGGTCTTACCGAGGATGCACTCACCCACGAACAGTTGGCATTGATCGCCGACGCCGCCGCGGGTGACGCCCGCGTGGCGATCTCCATCCTTCGGAGTGCAGCGCGGCGGGCCGAACAGCAAGAGGCGGAGACAGTCGATTTCGAGACAATACACGAGGCGATTCCGGAAGGACGAACTGAAGTCAAACAGAAAAACATCGAACAACTCACGCCTCACCAGCGCACACTCTATGAGATCGTCAAAGAATACGAGACACTCGCCCCGAGTGACCTCTACGAACGCTACAGAGAGCGCGTCGACAAGCCCCGATCCAACCGTACGGTACGCAACTATCTCTCGAAACTCGCTCACTACAACCTCGTCACTAAGGAGGGCGATGGACGTGGGCGGACCTATCGTCTTCTGCCCTGA
- a CDS encoding type II toxin-antitoxin system VapC family toxin, with product MGERYLFDASALVDLVLGLGPESVDIGAVFGEHVLDLTMYEAGNALRKIRFAKDALTDEELDEALDILGRLNREVTFERATETLLRPTMDMARQTGATFYDASYITVAEGRGLTLVTEDGPQQDAADKAEVTAVPLAELD from the coding sequence GTGGGAGAGCGGTATCTGTTCGACGCGAGTGCACTCGTTGATCTCGTGTTGGGTCTCGGCCCGGAGAGCGTCGATATTGGTGCTGTGTTCGGTGAGCACGTTCTCGATTTGACGATGTACGAGGCCGGTAATGCACTACGGAAAATCCGCTTTGCGAAGGACGCGCTCACTGATGAGGAGTTGGATGAGGCGCTGGATATACTCGGCCGTCTCAACCGCGAGGTGACGTTCGAGCGCGCTACGGAAACCCTGCTCCGTCCGACGATGGACATGGCACGCCAAACAGGAGCGACGTTCTACGATGCGAGTTATATCACCGTCGCTGAAGGCCGTGGGCTAACTCTCGTGACGGAGGACGGGCCACAGCAAGATGCGGCGGACAAAGCCGAAGTCACGGCCGTTCCACTGGCCGAACTCGACTGA
- a CDS encoding ribbon-helix-helix protein, CopG family, whose amino-acid sequence MVKTVSAKVPDELKDEIDREGINVSEVIREALSDELRDRRRTELQRDSAALGNQLAGRVDKSDVATAVRETREEN is encoded by the coding sequence ATGGTAAAAACTGTCTCGGCGAAAGTGCCGGATGAGCTCAAAGATGAGATCGACCGAGAGGGAATCAACGTCAGCGAAGTGATTCGGGAAGCCCTTAGCGATGAACTCCGCGACCGTCGTCGGACAGAACTCCAGCGGGATTCGGCGGCGCTCGGCAACCAACTGGCGGGGCGTGTGGACAAAAGCGACGTTGCCACGGCAGTCCGTGAGACCCGCGAGGAGAACTGA
- a CDS encoding ribonuclease H-like domain-containing protein: MPHAHSTAKLLVIPSTVALQFSPPEFEDALNYFAPDALTVLGPQEHSYTTAAFDHITDDSVPVVFESFGASLTDDFRPVKLNDIDVVFANTAADIGSLSDAEADGLLNTDTETYIVSGLLSLNIDTDSLSTTLTGLSEYHTALSPTKKKGSYTHLTTKIEAGYAHRWEGLRIRGIGLQEGPGLPPLTCFTLDREGHTKAESLDPGKLGLRAIHGVGPTTEDRLQAVGITTTEDIAATTVRDLAKIKGIGSKTGEKLRSNAQAFTEGRIIRTSDTPLPGQDPVFIDIETDGLNPTIAWLIGVQDGINGNYISFIQPDPEEPGKAVRDFMLWYTTNASDRTLIAWNGWNFDFPVLREQITAHCPQYLEAWKRASKRDPLRWARDLDNAVFPGRTNKLEHVADALGWEHDDTGLSGAAVGRAYRRWIETRSPDHELNWERHKSYCEDDVRSLAFIYEKMDEANRLAATNEKRSQPIRETTDQGTLGDAY, translated from the coding sequence ATGCCTCACGCTCATTCGACGGCCAAACTACTCGTCATCCCCTCCACGGTTGCACTCCAGTTTTCGCCACCGGAGTTCGAAGATGCACTCAACTATTTCGCGCCCGACGCCCTCACCGTCCTCGGTCCTCAAGAACACTCCTACACTACGGCTGCCTTCGATCATATCACAGATGACTCTGTTCCCGTCGTTTTCGAATCGTTCGGTGCCTCTCTCACCGACGACTTTCGACCGGTGAAATTGAACGATATCGATGTGGTTTTCGCAAACACCGCTGCTGATATCGGATCTCTCTCCGACGCTGAGGCAGACGGGTTACTTAATACTGATACGGAAACCTACATCGTGAGTGGACTCCTGAGTCTGAACATCGATACCGATTCCCTTTCGACCACCCTCACCGGTCTCTCCGAATATCATACAGCACTCTCACCGACCAAAAAGAAAGGCTCGTACACACACCTCACGACGAAGATCGAAGCCGGCTACGCCCACAGATGGGAGGGCCTCCGAATCCGTGGAATAGGTCTTCAAGAAGGGCCTGGGTTGCCCCCATTGACCTGTTTTACACTCGATAGGGAGGGTCACACAAAAGCAGAATCGCTTGATCCCGGCAAACTGGGCCTCCGCGCTATCCATGGTGTCGGCCCAACCACTGAAGACCGACTCCAGGCGGTAGGGATCACCACCACGGAAGATATCGCCGCCACGACCGTCAGAGATTTAGCCAAAATCAAGGGTATCGGATCGAAGACCGGTGAGAAGCTTCGCTCGAACGCACAGGCCTTCACCGAGGGCCGTATCATTCGAACCAGCGATACACCCCTTCCCGGCCAAGACCCTGTCTTCATCGATATCGAGACAGATGGATTGAACCCGACGATTGCATGGTTAATTGGGGTTCAGGACGGCATCAACGGCAACTACATTTCATTCATTCAGCCCGACCCCGAGGAACCAGGGAAAGCAGTTCGTGACTTCATGCTCTGGTACACGACGAACGCATCGGATCGGACGCTGATCGCGTGGAACGGTTGGAACTTCGATTTCCCTGTGCTTCGTGAGCAGATCACCGCACACTGCCCGCAGTATCTCGAAGCCTGGAAGCGAGCTTCAAAGCGCGACCCACTCCGATGGGCTCGTGACCTCGACAATGCTGTTTTCCCCGGTCGGACAAACAAACTTGAACACGTTGCCGACGCACTCGGCTGGGAGCACGACGATACGGGCCTCTCAGGAGCCGCTGTCGGCCGTGCATATCGGCGATGGATAGAGACACGTAGTCCAGACCACGAACTCAACTGGGAGCGTCACAAGAGCTACTGTGAGGATGATGTCCGTTCACTCGCATTCATCTACGAAAAGATGGATGAGGCGAATCGACTCGCTGCGACGAACGAAAAGCGGTCTCAGCCAATCAGAGAAACTACTGACCAAGGAACGCTTGGAGATGCTTACTGA
- a CDS encoding DEAD/DEAH box helicase: MSDTQKPGADSLAKTYPHYSGQVVYDHTQPAADANTVPAADVLEPGLANRLPHDLYTHQAEALSLLEAGENVCVATSTSSGKTFVYGLHIARQHYRQKDSTALLVYPTKALSRDQKQALDDLYTTLGLDIDVAVYDGDTPSNERRRAREESDVIISNFAGVNVYLSDHALWKEFYSHLDLIAIDESHSYTGIQGMHVAWVIRRLWRVLDRYGVDPQVTLTSATIGNPKEHAELLTAKAVQVVDEDGSPHGKRKIVFWDPPTEIDNNGEEIKRSVNEEASDVLAHLADRDLQTLMFTRSRKQTELNARRVRNADEDLVPTGELNVEAYNAGHGKDVRQQAEDKLKNGKLDGIVSTNALELGIDIGSVDATILTGYPGTRQSFWQQVGRSGRGLSDALGVFVANHDSIDQYILDHPQYILGDTIEDAVIDTTNNPVYAQHLLCASEEIPLTHEDSQWFGEERLERAVKMWRRAGKMVGRLDTGVQYNGPHRPQMDISMYATKSEQFEVRVKNGEIDMEPIDKVRAYRDFHEGAIHLHKGTEYEIIELNEEGAHPFVLLERTNAEYYTQTLSEITISDLDQQNSHDLGDDITLCYGEATVNVDYYAYKKIKYSRDSGGLQLSTGLDPIEMRTQLMWVAFPEGTLNDLNEQMKIDVDPEVLLGGLHAAEHGTIGMAPLELRLDKGDLGGLSQRRHPELDGPVWFVYDGVGGGLGFSRAIFNNYETIATHTRDMIDNCGCEGEDGCPACVMESNCGDDNSPLHRSMAVELLEKTLTGYQTDS; this comes from the coding sequence ATGAGTGACACCCAAAAACCTGGCGCGGACTCGCTTGCAAAAACCTATCCCCACTACTCCGGACAGGTCGTCTACGATCATACTCAACCTGCAGCTGATGCTAATACGGTTCCGGCTGCCGACGTGCTCGAACCCGGGCTCGCCAACCGACTCCCGCACGACCTTTACACTCATCAAGCCGAAGCTCTGTCCCTGCTCGAAGCCGGCGAGAACGTCTGTGTCGCGACATCAACGTCCTCAGGAAAAACGTTTGTCTACGGATTGCATATCGCCCGTCAACACTACCGGCAAAAGGATTCGACCGCACTGCTGGTTTATCCGACGAAAGCGCTCAGCCGTGATCAAAAACAAGCGCTCGATGATCTGTACACTACCCTAGGGCTGGACATTGATGTAGCCGTCTACGATGGAGATACCCCCTCAAACGAGCGCCGACGTGCTCGTGAAGAATCGGATGTCATTATCAGCAATTTCGCTGGAGTCAATGTCTACCTCTCAGACCATGCTCTCTGGAAAGAATTCTACTCTCACTTAGACCTCATCGCAATCGATGAAAGCCACTCCTATACAGGAATTCAGGGGATGCATGTCGCGTGGGTGATTCGTCGTCTCTGGCGTGTCCTCGATAGATACGGTGTCGACCCGCAGGTAACGCTCACGTCCGCAACCATTGGGAATCCAAAAGAGCACGCTGAATTGCTCACAGCGAAAGCAGTACAGGTCGTCGACGAGGACGGCTCGCCCCATGGCAAACGCAAGATCGTTTTCTGGGATCCACCCACTGAAATCGACAACAACGGTGAAGAAATCAAGCGCTCAGTCAACGAGGAAGCCAGTGACGTTCTCGCACACCTCGCCGACAGAGACCTGCAGACGTTGATGTTTACCCGGTCACGCAAGCAGACTGAACTCAACGCACGTCGGGTTCGGAATGCCGACGAGGACCTCGTGCCAACTGGGGAGCTCAATGTCGAAGCCTACAATGCGGGCCATGGGAAGGATGTCCGACAGCAGGCTGAGGACAAACTCAAAAACGGCAAATTGGATGGTATCGTTTCGACCAACGCTCTCGAACTCGGTATCGATATCGGGAGCGTAGATGCGACAATCCTCACTGGGTACCCAGGAACGCGCCAGTCGTTTTGGCAACAAGTAGGTCGCTCAGGTCGAGGGCTCTCTGATGCACTAGGTGTGTTCGTCGCGAACCACGATTCCATCGACCAATATATTCTTGATCACCCACAATACATCCTCGGCGATACCATCGAAGATGCAGTCATTGATACCACAAATAACCCTGTCTACGCACAGCATCTCCTCTGTGCCTCTGAGGAAATTCCGCTGACCCACGAGGATAGCCAGTGGTTCGGTGAAGAGCGCCTCGAACGCGCCGTCAAAATGTGGCGCCGTGCTGGAAAGATGGTAGGACGACTCGACACAGGCGTCCAATACAACGGCCCTCACAGACCACAGATGGACATCTCGATGTATGCGACAAAGAGTGAGCAGTTTGAGGTTCGCGTCAAAAACGGCGAGATCGACATGGAGCCCATCGATAAGGTTCGAGCCTATCGGGATTTTCACGAGGGAGCCATCCACCTGCACAAGGGAACCGAATACGAAATCATCGAGCTAAACGAGGAAGGGGCTCACCCGTTCGTCCTCTTGGAACGAACGAACGCTGAATACTATACCCAAACCCTCTCGGAGATCACAATCAGTGACCTCGATCAACAGAACTCGCATGATCTTGGGGACGATATCACCCTCTGTTATGGGGAGGCCACGGTCAACGTTGACTACTACGCTTACAAGAAAATCAAGTACAGTCGCGATAGTGGTGGGCTTCAACTCTCGACAGGACTCGACCCCATCGAGATGCGAACCCAACTCATGTGGGTGGCTTTCCCTGAAGGAACACTGAATGATCTGAACGAGCAAATGAAGATAGACGTCGATCCAGAAGTGTTACTCGGAGGACTCCACGCTGCTGAACACGGAACAATTGGGATGGCACCACTCGAACTCCGATTGGATAAAGGCGATCTCGGTGGTCTCAGTCAACGTCGACATCCAGAACTCGATGGACCCGTCTGGTTCGTCTACGACGGCGTTGGGGGAGGCTTGGGGTTCAGCCGGGCGATCTTTAACAACTACGAGACAATTGCCACGCATACCCGCGATATGATCGACAACTGTGGGTGTGAAGGCGAGGACGGCTGTCCAGCGTGCGTGATGGAGTCGAATTGCGGGGACGACAACAGCCCCCTCCACCGAAGTATGGCAGTTGAACTTCTTGAGAAGACGCTCACCGGATATCAAACTGACTCCTAA
- a CDS encoding SAM-dependent methyltransferase yields MSSPDDGDERGFDDAYAGTPPWDIGRPQPDLRSLFETRSFGESLLDVGCGTGENALFLATQGYSVLGIDASPRAIEQAQAKARNRRVEARVRFAVQNALTLNELTAEFDVVVDCGLFHVFDDESRQTYLEALAHVVAPGSYIVVLCFSDREPGTWGPRRISTDEIRSAFVDGWAVEEIRSAHFAVNPNQEEIDPSNGDSVEAWLATGQRLRG; encoded by the coding sequence ATGAGTTCTCCCGATGACGGAGACGAAAGAGGATTTGATGATGCATACGCCGGAACGCCTCCATGGGATATCGGTCGCCCGCAGCCCGATCTCCGGTCGTTATTCGAGACACGGTCGTTCGGTGAGTCACTCCTTGACGTCGGCTGCGGAACGGGCGAGAACGCATTGTTCCTTGCAACGCAGGGATACTCGGTCCTCGGCATCGACGCCTCCCCACGGGCAATCGAGCAGGCACAAGCGAAAGCACGCAATCGTCGCGTAGAAGCCCGCGTCCGCTTTGCCGTCCAGAATGCACTCACGCTCAACGAACTCACCGCGGAATTCGATGTCGTTGTCGACTGTGGATTGTTTCACGTCTTCGACGACGAAAGCCGACAGACATATCTCGAAGCACTCGCCCACGTCGTTGCACCGGGCAGCTATATCGTTGTTCTGTGTTTCAGTGACCGAGAACCCGGGACGTGGGGACCACGGCGGATCAGTACCGACGAGATTCGATCAGCGTTTGTCGATGGGTGGGCAGTCGAGGAGATTCGGTCAGCCCACTTTGCGGTCAACCCTAATCAAGAAGAAATCGATCCCTCAAACGGCGACAGTGTCGAGGCGTGGCTTGCTACCGGTCAGCGTCTACGAGGATGA
- the nucS gene encoding endonuclease NucS: MPVSSLTDPAPEAVLKLLSTGLERGGMLTLVGECEVDYDGRASSHLPPGERLVILKPDGTLLVHQDSQRKPVNWQPPGSTHNARLDGDSLIVESVRTSPHEELEITFKTVAQASLLELDDTSGLALKGSEEDLRQRILANPDVLETGFRAMATERETVAGAIDIYGQDADGTPTAIELKRRRVGPDAVGQLHRYVEALERELYGKSVRGILVAPSVTDRAERLLASEDLEFVSLSPEQTDTSRPTNPSEYAEK, translated from the coding sequence ATGCCCGTCTCATCGCTCACTGATCCAGCGCCAGAAGCTGTGCTCAAACTGCTTAGCACGGGCCTCGAGCGCGGCGGAATGCTCACACTCGTCGGAGAGTGTGAGGTCGACTACGACGGACGGGCATCGAGTCATCTCCCGCCTGGTGAGCGCTTGGTAATTCTCAAGCCCGATGGCACGCTGTTGGTTCACCAAGACAGCCAGCGCAAACCGGTCAACTGGCAGCCACCCGGTTCGACGCACAACGCTCGTCTCGACGGCGACAGCCTCATCGTCGAGAGTGTCCGCACCTCACCTCACGAAGAGCTTGAGATCACCTTCAAGACGGTTGCACAGGCTTCACTACTGGAGTTGGATGACACCTCGGGTCTCGCACTCAAAGGCAGTGAAGAGGACCTCCGCCAACGAATTCTTGCCAATCCTGACGTCCTCGAAACTGGATTCAGGGCAATGGCGACCGAACGCGAGACTGTCGCGGGGGCAATCGATATCTACGGTCAGGACGCCGATGGCACTCCCACTGCGATCGAGCTCAAACGCCGCCGAGTGGGTCCGGACGCGGTCGGACAGTTGCATCGGTACGTCGAAGCTCTCGAACGCGAGTTGTACGGCAAATCCGTCAGAGGAATCTTGGTTGCTCCGTCGGTAACCGATCGAGCCGAGCGACTGCTTGCGAGCGAAGATTTGGAATTCGTCTCGTTATCTCCCGAACAGACGGACACGTCTCGACCGACGAATCCCTCCGAGTACGCCGAGAAATAG
- a CDS encoding PadR family transcriptional regulator, translating to MDDLTAFQRDTLYVIASIENDSYPHGLSIKELLEEQYSTKINHGRLYPNLDQLTEMGLVEKGMIDKRTNSYTLTERGHRELEDRREWENELVDVET from the coding sequence ATGGATGACCTCACTGCATTCCAACGCGATACATTGTATGTGATAGCCAGCATCGAGAACGACTCGTATCCTCACGGGTTGTCGATTAAGGAACTACTGGAAGAGCAGTATTCAACAAAAATCAATCACGGGCGGCTCTATCCCAATCTTGACCAACTCACCGAGATGGGTCTCGTCGAGAAAGGGATGATCGATAAACGAACAAACTCCTATACGCTCACCGAGCGCGGCCACCGCGAACTTGAAGACCGTCGCGAGTGGGAAAACGAGCTTGTTGACGTCGAAACATAG
- a CDS encoding DUF2270 domain-containing protein, translating into MSPSETDDFDPEAPEEREIGREMVDQSTGLGSVMAHLYRGEMSRVTMWRQRMDESTKWAVTVISAVLVYAFSSSGTSPAILLAGMVVTVVFLVIEARRYRDYDVYRSRARMIEENLFANALDPTAGVEHYDWREELSDDYRHPKLKIPAREALGRRLRRIYLPLLVVLLVAWVFRITALSSSPVIEAAAVGSIPGLAVLGVVGVFCLGAVVLTFWPQNRRAKGERTETDLGEWKEND; encoded by the coding sequence ATGAGTCCATCAGAGACGGACGATTTTGACCCAGAAGCTCCTGAAGAACGTGAAATTGGCCGCGAGATGGTTGATCAGAGTACGGGACTCGGATCAGTGATGGCACATCTTTACCGCGGTGAGATGTCTCGCGTGACCATGTGGCGACAGCGTATGGATGAATCCACGAAGTGGGCTGTCACCGTGATCTCCGCGGTTCTCGTGTATGCGTTTTCCAGTAGTGGAACCTCCCCCGCTATCCTGCTCGCTGGAATGGTGGTGACTGTCGTGTTTCTTGTCATCGAAGCGCGGCGCTACCGAGACTACGACGTCTACCGCTCGCGTGCTCGCATGATCGAGGAAAATCTGTTTGCAAACGCGCTCGACCCCACTGCTGGCGTTGAACACTATGATTGGCGTGAAGAGTTGAGCGACGACTACCGCCATCCAAAGCTGAAAATACCCGCCCGAGAGGCTCTCGGACGTCGGTTGCGGCGCATCTATCTGCCACTTCTCGTAGTGCTTCTCGTCGCGTGGGTCTTTCGCATCACGGCACTCTCGTCCAGTCCTGTCATCGAGGCGGCCGCGGTCGGCTCGATTCCTGGCCTCGCAGTCCTTGGTGTTGTTGGAGTGTTCTGCCTTGGGGCGGTCGTACTTACGTTCTGGCCTCAAAACCGGCGGGCCAAAGGCGAGCGCACTGAAACGGATCTTGGCGAATGGAAAGAGAACGACTGA
- a CDS encoding DUF1931 family protein, which yields MADLIVQSAVKDEIGEMNVSSDFYDALDEEVADLLENAARRADENDRKTVQPRDL from the coding sequence ATGGCAGATTTAATCGTTCAGTCGGCCGTGAAGGACGAAATTGGGGAGATGAACGTCTCGTCGGACTTCTACGATGCGCTCGACGAGGAAGTAGCAGATCTACTCGAAAATGCTGCCCGTCGCGCCGACGAAAATGACCGCAAGACCGTCCAGCCGCGCGACCTATAG
- a CDS encoding GNAT family N-acetyltransferase, with protein sequence MKLIEATAEDLDAIVDRWYSLAKSMEAYSELNELSYADVDEVSDDGFRAHLDDEEVTDYLIVHETESIGFLTLREGYHSSREYSHYLRIVNLAIDEDRRNRGHGSEVVDLVKEIARDRGCDHLKVSCEWHNKDARRFYHDTDFRPKQVDYAQSLN encoded by the coding sequence ATGAAACTCATCGAAGCCACCGCTGAAGATCTCGATGCAATCGTTGACCGCTGGTATTCTCTTGCAAAATCGATGGAAGCCTACAGCGAACTGAATGAGCTTTCCTACGCGGATGTCGACGAAGTTTCCGACGATGGCTTCCGCGCCCATCTTGACGACGAGGAAGTTACTGACTACCTCATCGTTCACGAGACCGAGTCCATTGGCTTTCTCACGCTCCGGGAGGGCTACCACTCTTCCAGAGAATATTCGCATTATCTGCGTATCGTGAACCTTGCTATCGACGAAGATCGCCGGAATCGGGGTCACGGCAGCGAAGTCGTCGATCTTGTGAAGGAGATAGCCCGCGACCGGGGTTGCGACCACCTGAAGGTTTCCTGTGAGTGGCACAACAAGGACGCGCGCCGCTTCTATCACGACACGGATTTCCGACCGAAGCAAGTCGACTACGCACAATCATTGAATTGA